The following nucleotide sequence is from Mangifera indica cultivar Alphonso chromosome 1, CATAS_Mindica_2.1, whole genome shotgun sequence.
CTTTGAGTTTCTCAATTACACCATCATCACAAGCCAATGCAAAGGACCAAAGTTCCCAGCTGATAGCTGTTGTAATGCTCTCAAGGAATTTGCTTGCCCTTACACTGAGGAAATTAATGACCTAACTACAGATTGCGCATCAATCATGTTCAGCTACATTAACCTGTATGGAAACTACCCTCCGGGCCTTTTTGCTGCTGAGTGTCGGGAAGGTAAGGAAGGACTCGCATGCCCTGCACTCGCACCATCAATG
It contains:
- the LOC123218325 gene encoding GPI-anchored protein LLG1-like, translated to MMELGLSRSICSFLLVFLFVGLSSSAFISDDVFGSHATAGRSLLQAKKACPVNFEFLNYTIITSQCKGPKFPADSCCNALKEFACPYTEEINDLTTDCASIMFSYINLYGNYPPGLFAAECREGKEGLACPALAPSMTDNANTGTIVPNPSTLLLVTISFVVLVYQLL